From Diaminobutyricibacter sp. McL0608, one genomic window encodes:
- a CDS encoding ferredoxin: MATTRLHIDWTACDGRGLCAELLPHLIGRDEWGYPAALTGGVSARSDIPIGQADLEAADEAVALCPLVALRLLAD, from the coding sequence ATGGCCACGACGCGATTGCACATCGACTGGACCGCCTGCGACGGGCGCGGACTGTGCGCGGAGCTCCTGCCGCACCTGATCGGGCGCGACGAGTGGGGTTACCCGGCTGCGCTCACCGGCGGCGTCTCAGCCCGCAGCGACATTCCGATCGGGCAGGCCGACCTCGAGGCGGCCGATGAGGCAGTGGCTCTCTGCCCGTTGGTCGCCCTGCGGCTCCTCGCCGATTAG
- a CDS encoding NADH-ubiquinone oxidoreductase-F iron-sulfur binding region domain-containing protein gives MTIVDDAPLLGREGAALVDLNRLFAAGATADLSTHLRAHGAFDPRAVAPGLLRELERSGLSGRGGAGFAAWRKLEATANAAGERVFGGSAAVIANGAEGEPRSWKDAVLLHNAPHLVIDGLLAAGAALGTSRLYLYASEARLDTVRAAVAERQDARIITLVASADTFISGEASAVVNAIENHDARPRDHVRRLSESGLRKRPTLVHNVETLAHVALIARHGADWFRGAGTVRDPGTRLVTVSGDVSREGVFEIAGDMRVRDVLAAAGVDRDSVSAVLVGGYHGTWLRGNQLDLPLSAAGLAPAGAAPGAGVLIVLGRHRCGVAATADIVEYLASESARQCGPCMFGLPALAQRMSALAAGRVQRDAVGEAARLADSVTGRGACHHPDGTARLVRSALVAFADDVEAHASGRCTRAEA, from the coding sequence ATGACCATCGTCGATGACGCGCCCCTTCTCGGGCGCGAGGGTGCCGCCCTGGTGGACCTCAACCGCCTCTTCGCCGCCGGAGCCACGGCCGACCTTTCGACCCATCTCCGCGCGCACGGCGCCTTCGATCCGCGCGCAGTCGCGCCCGGACTCCTTCGTGAGCTCGAGCGCTCCGGTCTGAGCGGGCGCGGTGGCGCCGGCTTCGCCGCCTGGCGGAAGCTCGAGGCGACAGCGAACGCAGCGGGGGAGCGCGTCTTCGGAGGTTCCGCGGCCGTCATCGCGAACGGCGCCGAGGGCGAGCCCCGCAGCTGGAAGGATGCCGTGCTCCTCCACAACGCGCCACACCTCGTCATCGACGGACTTCTGGCGGCCGGGGCGGCCCTGGGAACCTCGCGCCTCTATCTCTATGCCTCCGAGGCACGTCTCGACACGGTTCGGGCAGCCGTTGCCGAGCGCCAGGATGCGCGGATCATCACCCTCGTCGCCTCAGCGGATACGTTCATCTCGGGCGAAGCCTCAGCGGTCGTGAACGCGATCGAGAACCATGACGCGAGGCCGCGCGATCACGTGCGACGCCTCAGTGAGAGCGGTCTGCGCAAGCGGCCAACGCTCGTACACAACGTCGAGACGCTCGCACACGTCGCACTGATCGCGCGGCACGGGGCGGACTGGTTCCGGGGGGCCGGCACAGTGCGCGATCCGGGAACGCGGCTCGTGACGGTGTCGGGCGATGTCTCCCGCGAGGGGGTCTTCGAGATCGCCGGCGACATGCGGGTACGGGACGTCCTGGCTGCAGCGGGCGTCGACCGTGACTCCGTCTCGGCCGTGCTCGTGGGCGGCTACCACGGGACCTGGTTGCGTGGGAATCAGCTCGACCTGCCGCTCTCCGCCGCAGGACTCGCGCCCGCCGGCGCCGCGCCCGGCGCAGGAGTGCTCATCGTGCTCGGCCGTCACCGTTGCGGGGTCGCCGCCACGGCCGACATCGTGGAATACCTGGCCTCCGAGTCGGCGCGGCAGTGCGGGCCGTGCATGTTCGGGCTCCCGGCTCTCGCACAACGGATGTCCGCGCTGGCGGCCGGTCGTGTGCAGCGGGATGCGGTGGGGGAGGCTGCGCGTCTCGCCGATTCGGTCACAGGGCGCGGCGCGTGTCATCACCCGGACGGCACCGCACGCCTGGTGCGGAGTGCGCTCGTCGCCTTCGCCGATGACGTGGAAGCGCATGCCAGTGGTCGCTGCACACGGGCCGAGGCCTGA
- a CDS encoding ferric reductase-like transmembrane domain-containing protein, which produces MDEALWAFGRASGVIALALFTISVLLGITNRSGRPLPGMPRFSVALVHRNVALFASIFLVLHVGTLILDPFSKLTLTDVVIPFVGTFKPLWQGLGTVAFDLVIAIVVTGLLRRRIGARTFRFVHWFTYAMWPVAMLHSIGNGTNGTSGWFILFSVVASALVLAAVIWRLSARFGETSRTRQETLS; this is translated from the coding sequence ATGGATGAGGCACTGTGGGCGTTCGGGCGCGCCAGCGGCGTCATCGCCCTCGCTCTGTTCACCATCTCGGTGCTGCTCGGCATCACGAACCGATCCGGCCGTCCGCTGCCAGGAATGCCGCGATTCTCGGTCGCGCTCGTGCACCGCAACGTCGCACTCTTCGCATCCATCTTCCTCGTACTCCACGTCGGCACGTTGATCCTCGACCCGTTCTCGAAGCTCACGCTCACCGATGTGGTGATCCCGTTCGTCGGAACGTTCAAGCCGTTATGGCAGGGCCTGGGGACCGTCGCGTTCGACCTCGTGATCGCGATCGTGGTGACAGGGCTGCTGCGCCGCCGGATCGGAGCGCGCACCTTCCGCTTCGTGCACTGGTTCACCTACGCCATGTGGCCGGTCGCCATGCTGCACTCGATCGGAAACGGGACCAACGGAACGAGCGGATGGTTCATCCTCTTCTCCGTCGTCGCATCCGCTCTGGTGCTCGCCGCTGTGATCTGGCGTCTCTCGGCGCGATTCGGCGAGACATCCCGAACCCGACAGGAGACGCTCTCATGA
- a CDS encoding FAD:protein FMN transferase, with the protein MNSVTAGWDLWSTSAHLVVTKPSVLEPAERMAREIADAVELACSRFRDDSELSQLQSSPRHGVAVRISPLLADLVRAALWAAALTDGAVDPTLGNDLIALGYDRDLARLTPPTEDGSFTMTAVSSRPPGWRRITLDGDLLALPDDLRLDLGASAKAFAADRIAARIATELGCGVLMSLGGDIATAGPAVGGRWEILVQDTADDPAQQVAVPARGAMATSSTRKRRWSQSGVTRHHILDPRFGLPVEPVWRSATVAAPSCLGANALSTAAIVRGRDAPSWLTAMGADARLVDRAGRVVTTGAWPADDALSAAARIPLEVSHG; encoded by the coding sequence ATGAATTCCGTGACTGCCGGCTGGGATCTGTGGAGCACATCCGCCCATCTCGTCGTGACCAAACCCAGTGTGCTCGAACCGGCAGAACGCATGGCCCGTGAGATCGCCGATGCGGTCGAGCTGGCGTGCAGCAGGTTCCGCGACGACTCCGAGCTCTCACAGCTCCAGTCCTCGCCGCGCCACGGCGTGGCAGTCCGGATCAGTCCTCTGCTCGCCGACCTCGTTCGCGCGGCCCTGTGGGCTGCCGCCCTGACCGACGGCGCTGTCGACCCGACGCTCGGCAACGACCTGATCGCCCTCGGCTACGACCGCGACCTCGCCCGTCTGACCCCGCCGACCGAAGACGGTTCGTTCACGATGACGGCGGTATCCAGCCGCCCTCCCGGCTGGCGGCGGATCACACTCGACGGGGACCTCCTCGCCCTTCCCGATGACCTGCGACTCGACCTCGGCGCCTCAGCGAAAGCGTTCGCAGCCGACCGGATCGCGGCACGCATCGCGACTGAGCTCGGGTGCGGAGTGCTCATGTCGCTCGGCGGCGACATCGCCACCGCAGGGCCGGCCGTCGGCGGTCGCTGGGAGATCCTCGTGCAGGACACGGCAGATGATCCCGCCCAGCAGGTGGCCGTGCCGGCACGCGGAGCGATGGCGACCTCGAGCACCCGCAAGCGGCGCTGGAGTCAGTCCGGCGTGACGCGTCACCACATCCTCGACCCGCGATTCGGCCTCCCGGTCGAACCGGTCTGGCGCAGTGCGACCGTGGCTGCGCCATCATGCCTTGGTGCGAACGCGCTGAGCACGGCCGCGATCGTGCGCGGGAGGGACGCTCCGTCCTGGTTGACCGCGATGGGTGCGGATGCGCGCCTCGTCGATCGCGCCGGCCGTGTCGTGACGACGGGTGCCTGGCCGGCCGACGATGCGCTGAGCGCAGCAGCCCGGATCCCGCTCGAGGTGAGCCATGGATGA
- a CDS encoding MFS transporter has protein sequence MSRRRHFVDLSPLRESPAFARLWIGGAISGIGGQMTIVAVGLQIFAITGSTLAVALVALFALPPMVIFGLYGGVLADSFDRRTVALVSAILAWTSTAGIAVFAWLDIRVVWPLYVLTTVNAVAATVIGSTRQAITPRLLPTRLLPAASALGGISMGVMVTVGPALAGLLVATVGIPWTYTIDVLLFTAAFLGIFTLPRIIPEGERQSPGLESVMFGLRFLKTAPNIRMTFILDIIAMTFGQPRALFPAVGALLIGGGPVTVGILTAAGAVGTLVCSVFSGRIGHVRWQGRAVGRSIMAYGGCILGFGIVLAVVAFGSGGAAVGQNIADANLPALVVASLFLAGSGAADNVSAIFRTTILQASVPDVMRGRLQGIFTVVVAGGPRLGDLYIGVLALTGALWFPPLLGGLVIIVAVGVIVRVQRTFRHYDALSPTP, from the coding sequence CTGTCGCGACGTCGCCATTTCGTCGACCTCTCCCCGCTGAGGGAGAGTCCGGCCTTCGCACGGCTGTGGATCGGCGGCGCGATCTCCGGCATCGGTGGCCAGATGACGATCGTGGCGGTCGGCCTGCAGATCTTCGCCATCACCGGGTCCACTCTCGCCGTCGCCCTGGTCGCCCTTTTCGCCCTGCCGCCCATGGTGATCTTCGGTCTGTACGGCGGCGTACTCGCCGACTCGTTCGACCGGCGCACCGTCGCACTCGTGTCGGCGATCCTCGCGTGGACCTCGACCGCCGGAATCGCCGTCTTCGCGTGGCTCGACATCCGGGTCGTCTGGCCGCTCTATGTGCTCACCACGGTCAACGCGGTCGCTGCCACCGTGATCGGCAGCACCCGGCAGGCGATCACGCCACGCCTGCTGCCGACCCGGCTGCTCCCCGCAGCCAGCGCGCTCGGCGGGATCAGCATGGGCGTGATGGTGACCGTCGGCCCCGCGCTGGCCGGCCTCCTCGTGGCGACCGTGGGCATCCCCTGGACGTACACGATCGACGTGCTCCTGTTCACTGCAGCCTTCCTCGGCATCTTCACCCTTCCGCGCATCATCCCTGAGGGCGAGCGGCAGAGTCCTGGACTCGAATCCGTGATGTTCGGCCTGCGGTTCCTGAAGACGGCTCCGAACATCCGGATGACGTTCATCCTGGACATCATCGCGATGACTTTCGGGCAGCCCAGGGCGCTTTTCCCCGCGGTCGGAGCACTGCTCATCGGCGGCGGACCGGTGACCGTCGGAATCCTCACCGCCGCCGGAGCGGTCGGCACCCTCGTCTGCAGCGTCTTCTCCGGCCGCATCGGGCACGTCCGCTGGCAGGGCCGGGCCGTCGGGCGATCGATCATGGCGTACGGAGGCTGCATCCTCGGATTCGGCATCGTGCTCGCCGTTGTGGCCTTCGGCAGCGGCGGAGCGGCCGTCGGCCAGAACATCGCCGACGCCAACCTGCCCGCCCTCGTCGTCGCGTCCCTCTTCCTCGCAGGCTCGGGGGCAGCCGACAACGTGAGCGCGATCTTCCGCACCACCATCCTGCAGGCCTCCGTGCCCGACGTGATGCGCGGCCGGCTGCAAGGCATCTTCACCGTCGTCGTCGCCGGCGGTCCGCGTCTCGGCGACCTGTACATCGGCGTCCTCGCGCTCACCGGCGCGCTCTGGTTCCCTCCGCTTCTCGGTGGACTCGTCATCATCGTCGCGGTCGGAGTGATCGTGCGCGTCCAGCGCACCTTCCGTCACTACGACGCGCTCTCCCCCACGCCCTGA
- a CDS encoding putative glycolipid-binding domain-containing protein, with protein sequence MSQHTADRTRFVAWRGDDDPDRLEAATITLSADRFGALGTSRAADYSTSWALETGSGWVTERLEVGVTGHGWWRHLTLTRAADGHWSSEAETGGDADLPHPGIADPASIDGALDCDLALCPVTNSMPILRLGLLGATAPETELVMAWVDLPSLRVIRSDQVYRAVRSFDADARSAVVRYLSANRSFVADLTVDEDGIVIDYPQLARRIAPID encoded by the coding sequence GTGAGCCAGCACACCGCCGACCGAACCCGATTCGTCGCCTGGCGCGGCGACGACGATCCTGACCGGCTTGAAGCTGCGACCATCACACTCAGCGCGGACCGGTTCGGTGCGCTCGGTACCTCGCGCGCCGCCGACTATTCGACGAGCTGGGCGCTCGAAACGGGCTCCGGATGGGTGACCGAACGTCTCGAGGTCGGCGTCACCGGGCACGGCTGGTGGCGTCACCTCACCCTCACGCGCGCCGCGGACGGTCACTGGTCGTCCGAGGCGGAGACGGGCGGCGACGCCGACCTTCCGCACCCGGGCATCGCCGATCCGGCGTCGATCGATGGTGCCCTGGACTGCGATCTCGCGCTCTGTCCTGTGACGAACTCGATGCCGATCCTGCGGCTGGGGCTCCTCGGCGCCACGGCGCCGGAGACCGAGCTGGTCATGGCCTGGGTGGACCTGCCGTCGCTGCGGGTCATCCGAAGCGACCAGGTCTACCGGGCCGTGCGTTCCTTCGACGCGGATGCGCGGTCCGCGGTAGTGAGGTACCTGAGTGCGAACCGGTCGTTCGTCGCCGACCTCACGGTGGACGAGGACGGCATCGTCATCGACTACCCGCAGCTCGCGCGGCGGATCGCGCCGATCGACTGA
- a CDS encoding citrate synthase: protein MQEQELPTLTAEQTAARLGIKLETLYAYVARGRLRRTRGPEGSAFDPLDVERFAASRRSRTAPAGTAAHGHSDGQPLMVIETDLALIEDDQLFYRGRDATDLAAHEPFEQVAHWLLAGVDDARMRFRAHPGSVARARSVSDAMPPSATLRDRQQVAVTTFATLDPLRHSLDPLTVVSAGESLVAGMVAVLPDVGRAPVTAASDRDPRIAELLWPKLTPRPAQPAGIAALNAALVLLIDHDMAISTLAARAAASARANVYAVVTAGLGALDSALHGNASVEVSRMLGRIMAGETPERVVADTVASRGGAVPGFGQVLYTGTDPRARAILGMLEAVDGAAPVLDAAERTTRMIRARTGAHPNVDFALAALTLATGMAADAGEAIFATARSVGWIAHALAEYRERPLRLRPVGRYVERVS from the coding sequence ATGCAGGAACAGGAGCTGCCCACGCTCACCGCGGAGCAGACCGCCGCGCGCCTCGGGATCAAGCTCGAAACCCTCTACGCCTACGTGGCCCGCGGGCGTCTCCGGCGCACACGCGGACCCGAGGGTTCGGCCTTCGATCCGCTCGACGTCGAGCGCTTCGCTGCATCAAGGCGATCACGCACCGCCCCGGCGGGCACCGCAGCTCACGGCCACTCCGACGGACAGCCGCTCATGGTCATCGAGACCGACCTCGCGCTCATCGAAGACGACCAGCTCTTCTATCGCGGGCGCGATGCGACCGACCTGGCCGCGCACGAGCCGTTCGAGCAGGTCGCGCACTGGCTGCTCGCAGGCGTCGACGATGCCCGGATGCGGTTCCGCGCGCATCCCGGGTCGGTCGCACGGGCGCGTTCCGTGTCGGACGCGATGCCGCCCTCCGCGACGCTTCGTGACCGCCAGCAGGTGGCCGTGACGACCTTCGCGACGCTCGATCCGCTCCGACACTCACTCGACCCCCTGACGGTCGTGTCGGCAGGGGAGTCGCTGGTCGCCGGGATGGTCGCCGTCCTCCCCGACGTGGGCCGCGCGCCCGTGACAGCGGCATCCGACCGTGACCCGCGCATCGCGGAACTGCTCTGGCCGAAGCTCACGCCACGGCCCGCGCAGCCCGCCGGAATCGCCGCACTGAATGCCGCCCTCGTGCTCCTCATCGACCACGACATGGCGATCTCGACGCTGGCCGCCCGTGCTGCCGCTTCCGCCCGCGCGAACGTGTACGCGGTCGTGACGGCAGGACTCGGTGCCCTCGACTCGGCGCTGCACGGCAACGCGAGCGTGGAGGTGTCACGGATGCTCGGCCGGATCATGGCCGGCGAGACACCCGAGCGCGTTGTCGCCGACACGGTCGCCAGCCGGGGAGGAGCTGTGCCCGGCTTCGGGCAGGTGCTCTACACCGGAACGGATCCGCGGGCGCGCGCCATCCTCGGGATGCTCGAAGCGGTCGACGGAGCAGCCCCTGTGCTCGATGCGGCGGAGCGGACGACGCGGATGATCCGGGCGCGCACGGGAGCGCATCCGAACGTCGACTTCGCGCTGGCGGCACTCACCCTCGCGACGGGGATGGCCGCCGACGCCGGAGAGGCGATCTTCGCGACGGCGCGGTCGGTCGGGTGGATCGCCCACGCCCTCGCGGAATACCGGGAGCGTCCTCTGCGGCTGAGGCCCGTCGGCCGATACGTCGAGCGGGTGAGCTGA
- a CDS encoding citrate/2-methylcitrate synthase: protein MLTTDRMDDTLIDVPRGLTNVVAAETALGDVRGHEGFYHYRQYSAVELARSRSFEEAWYLLLFGDLPTRPQLDAFRWQVAGARSIPDEVVAMLPRIVRVTGGADSLAGLRIALGAVAAADGIRPLFDTTADARIDTAIRVAAVTPPLLAALHRLSTGEKPLPSRPDLGHVANYLHLLTGEVPDARTERAVSAYMTAAIDHGFNASTFTARVIASTGADLGSAVVGALGSLSGPLHGGAPSRALDTLDAIGTPDRIDEWVTDAVLSGDRIMGFGHPVYRTEDPRSRMLRTIALGFGGDRVAFATAVESRVLALLAELKPGRQLHTNVEFYAGVVMELCGIPRDMFTPTFAAARVVGWTAHILEQAVDEKIIRPSSRYVGQAAPAALPPTV, encoded by the coding sequence ATGCTCACCACCGACCGCATGGATGACACCCTCATCGACGTGCCTCGAGGACTCACCAACGTCGTGGCGGCAGAGACAGCTCTCGGCGATGTCCGCGGGCACGAGGGCTTCTACCACTACCGGCAGTATTCGGCGGTGGAGCTCGCTCGGTCGCGCTCGTTCGAGGAGGCCTGGTACCTCCTGCTCTTCGGCGACCTGCCGACGCGCCCGCAGCTCGACGCCTTCCGCTGGCAGGTGGCAGGGGCGCGGTCGATCCCCGATGAGGTCGTCGCGATGCTGCCCCGGATCGTCCGAGTGACCGGCGGAGCGGATTCCCTGGCCGGGCTGCGAATCGCGCTCGGTGCCGTGGCGGCGGCTGACGGCATACGACCCCTCTTCGACACGACGGCGGATGCGCGCATCGACACGGCCATCCGGGTCGCGGCCGTCACTCCCCCGCTCCTCGCCGCCCTCCACAGGCTGAGCACCGGAGAGAAGCCCCTCCCATCGCGGCCGGACCTCGGGCACGTCGCGAACTACCTGCACCTGCTGACCGGGGAGGTTCCGGATGCGCGCACCGAGCGCGCGGTCAGCGCCTACATGACCGCCGCGATCGACCACGGCTTCAACGCGTCGACGTTCACCGCGCGAGTGATCGCCTCCACGGGGGCGGACCTCGGATCTGCCGTCGTCGGCGCGCTCGGTTCGCTGTCCGGACCGCTGCACGGGGGCGCCCCCAGCCGTGCGCTCGACACGCTCGATGCGATCGGCACCCCCGACCGCATCGACGAGTGGGTGACCGACGCGGTGCTGTCCGGCGACAGGATCATGGGCTTCGGACATCCGGTGTATCGCACGGAAGACCCGCGGTCGCGGATGCTCCGGACGATCGCGCTCGGATTCGGAGGCGATCGGGTGGCCTTTGCGACTGCGGTCGAGTCGCGGGTGCTCGCGCTTCTCGCCGAACTCAAACCGGGCCGACAGCTGCACACGAATGTCGAATTCTATGCCGGCGTCGTCATGGAGCTGTGCGGGATTCCGCGGGACATGTTCACGCCGACGTTCGCGGCGGCGCGGGTCGTCGGCTGGACCGCGCACATCCTCGAGCAGGCGGTCGACGAGAAGATCATCCGGCCGTCGTCGCGGTACGTCGGCCAGGCGGCGCCTGCTGCGCTTCCGCCGACCGTGTGA
- a CDS encoding serine hydrolase domain-containing protein, producing MSDVGWVEASARDVGMDPAGLERVVALIDARRASAQLCVLRDGQVVLDRSFGCASEALFWTFSVSKPFVALAVHLLVERGMLGLDDPVALHWPEFARNGKERITVRHVLTHRAGIPFSSGGLLGDVAAMADWDRSTALAENATPWWPAGRVVGYHILSYGFVLGELVQRVSGISVRAFVEASLLTPLGLGDIQLGLTDGAWPRHVPLRGQVMTDQVRRVVFNRRTVRQAVIPAASISATARAIATFYRMLLNGGELDGVRVLASSTVDEARRVSSDGEIDQLMHHPVRWAQGFQLAGPAGAHRPTGTHADLRTFGHNGSSICNTWADPGRGLVFAYLTNLAAPRRASLRHNSDLADMLLDACS from the coding sequence GTGTCAGACGTCGGCTGGGTCGAGGCGTCCGCCCGCGACGTCGGCATGGATCCCGCCGGTCTTGAACGCGTGGTCGCCCTCATCGACGCGCGTCGGGCATCCGCCCAGCTCTGCGTCCTCCGCGACGGACAGGTCGTGCTCGACCGAAGCTTCGGATGCGCATCCGAAGCCCTGTTCTGGACGTTCTCGGTCAGCAAACCGTTCGTCGCCCTCGCCGTGCACCTCCTCGTCGAGCGCGGGATGCTCGGGCTGGACGACCCCGTCGCTCTGCACTGGCCCGAATTCGCGCGCAACGGGAAAGAGCGGATCACCGTTCGGCACGTGCTCACGCATCGGGCGGGAATCCCGTTCTCGAGTGGTGGGCTCCTCGGGGATGTCGCGGCCATGGCCGACTGGGACCGCTCCACCGCGCTTGCCGAGAACGCGACACCCTGGTGGCCCGCCGGACGCGTCGTCGGGTACCACATCCTCTCCTACGGTTTCGTGCTCGGCGAACTCGTGCAGCGGGTCTCGGGGATATCGGTGCGTGCCTTCGTCGAGGCCAGCCTGCTCACACCGCTCGGGCTCGGCGACATCCAGCTCGGCCTGACCGACGGCGCCTGGCCGCGGCACGTTCCCCTGCGCGGTCAGGTGATGACCGACCAGGTGCGCCGCGTCGTCTTCAACCGGAGGACCGTGCGGCAGGCGGTGATCCCGGCCGCGAGCATCTCGGCGACTGCGCGAGCGATCGCGACGTTCTACAGGATGCTGCTGAACGGTGGTGAGCTCGACGGGGTGCGGGTGCTGGCGTCCAGCACGGTCGACGAAGCCCGCCGCGTCTCCAGTGACGGCGAGATCGACCAGCTCATGCACCATCCTGTGCGATGGGCGCAGGGATTCCAGCTCGCCGGCCCGGCCGGGGCGCACCGTCCGACCGGGACCCACGCCGACCTGCGGACGTTCGGCCACAACGGGAGCAGCATCTGCAACACGTGGGCGGACCCGGGGCGCGGGCTGGTGTTCGCCTACCTCACGAACCTTGCTGCGCCGCGGCGGGCATCCCTTCGGCACAACTCGGACCTGGCCGACATGCTGCTCGACGCCTGCTCGTAG
- a CDS encoding MarR family winged helix-turn-helix transcriptional regulator — MKTKLTEDADDARRRRRIATSIKLTMREFNNQISLLNHQVGSRVDLRDVDLDCLDVIAMHGPMSPSELARRAGLHPATITGILDRLEKNGWIVRERDAADRRAVQVRALPGRTGELFRLYSGMNGSMDDIFDDYDEAQLAVLADFLERATAAGRAATDELAG, encoded by the coding sequence ATGAAAACCAAATTAACTGAGGATGCGGACGACGCACGCCGCCGACGGCGGATCGCGACGTCGATCAAACTCACGATGCGCGAGTTCAACAACCAGATCTCGCTCCTCAACCACCAGGTCGGGTCGCGCGTCGACCTCCGTGACGTCGACCTCGACTGCCTGGACGTCATTGCGATGCACGGGCCGATGAGCCCCAGCGAGCTCGCTCGTCGCGCGGGACTGCATCCGGCGACGATCACGGGGATACTCGACCGGCTTGAGAAGAACGGCTGGATCGTGCGCGAACGCGACGCCGCCGACCGCCGCGCGGTGCAGGTGCGGGCCCTGCCCGGCCGCACCGGGGAGCTGTTCCGGCTCTACTCGGGGATGAACGGCTCCATGGACGACATCTTCGACGACTACGACGAGGCGCAGCTCGCCGTGCTCGCGGACTTCCTCGAACGGGCGACCGCCGCCGGCCGCGCGGCGACCGACGAGCTCGCCGGCTGA
- a CDS encoding NAD(P)-dependent oxidoreductase encodes MLNIVVFGANGGTGRLLVRQALDAGHTVTAVTRHQDAFPIAHENLTVLAADVYDPNAVDSAVAGHDVVLSALGVPYGRKPISVYSTGVANIITAMDRHGIRRLVCVSSSATDPATRYHDTGGGFFFEKVLKPIITKTMGKELYADMLRMEQLVQQSDLEFTIVRPSGLFETPGVTEYVDAAIELPERFTSRADLAAFMMRLGEGTEYSRTSAAVATVSTHPRVIDLIRQEALGRS; translated from the coding sequence ATGTTGAACATAGTCGTTTTCGGCGCAAACGGCGGGACCGGGCGCCTACTGGTGCGTCAGGCGCTGGATGCTGGACACACGGTCACGGCCGTCACCCGCCATCAGGACGCCTTCCCCATCGCTCACGAGAACCTGACCGTGCTCGCGGCCGACGTCTACGACCCGAACGCGGTCGACAGCGCGGTCGCCGGCCACGACGTCGTACTCTCGGCGCTGGGCGTGCCATACGGCCGCAAGCCCATCTCCGTCTACTCGACGGGCGTCGCGAACATCATCACGGCGATGGACCGGCACGGCATCCGCCGCCTGGTCTGCGTGAGCTCGAGCGCCACAGATCCCGCGACGCGGTACCACGACACCGGCGGCGGCTTCTTCTTCGAGAAGGTCCTGAAGCCGATCATCACGAAGACGATGGGCAAAGAGCTGTACGCGGACATGCTGCGGATGGAGCAACTGGTGCAGCAGAGCGATCTCGAATTCACGATCGTCCGGCCGTCCGGGCTCTTCGAGACCCCTGGGGTGACCGAGTACGTCGACGCGGCGATCGAGTTGCCCGAACGGTTCACGTCGCGCGCCGACCTCGCCGCGTTCATGATGCGCCTCGGCGAAGGAACCGAGTACTCGCGCACATCCGCGGCCGTCGCGACCGTCTCGACGCATCCGCGGGTCATCGACCTCATCCGCCAGGAGGCCCTGGGCCGCTCCTGA